In Desulfosediminicola ganghwensis, a single window of DNA contains:
- a CDS encoding DUF2339 domain-containing protein: MHLVLIVVSAIVTAVFLGWGGLVVGGLLGYCLAEVVGLKKRLLELEERLSDSTQAVRAETTPVATESRSVAAKIPTKDRNSVEKVASQPDFPEEEVVFAVASGDERAGMSASHEDNSDEQPVTSSLPDKLTAAIKRFFTEGNPVVKIGLVVLFFGVAFLLKYAADRSLLSIGARLILTASGGVSLVLLGWRLRNRPLGYGLGLQGGGIGILYITAFAAAKLYALIPLSAALFILVGMVIFSGVLALAQSARVLAAMGVIGGFLAPVLMSTGAGDHVLLFSYYAVLNIGIFAIALFKTWRELNLIGFFFTFGIGSYWILDRYSAAHFNTTEPFLILFFVLYVAIAVLFALRQPVRLKGVIDGPIVFGTPIVASMQQYQLVSESEYGMAVSFLAAGVMYLLLALFLRRSDRREGAGSRVLSEAFLALGVVGVSMSIPLAFDSKVTVAAWALEGAALVWVGVRQSRLLARIFGLLLQFGAGFIFLASVFYPFGSTPYINHYFLGCAWIGTGALFSSYWLYRRKDISLSWEQYLCWPLLIWGTVWWYYGGFRESTRHFEYLRDHNALLLFASALTMLLSIAARKCNWKQLAVAQCQFLPVLLFCGVVGLLADDGLEHLFAGWGAMVWAVAIFTQHRMLQQFDLLWPKRLAGSWHGAGFLLMLLLLCYELSWYVANTGFSEVWQVVVWGVFPALVLQLLIRFGARLAWPVQRWSEYYLGIVPTVIATALIGWLMWSMTSSGEAMVWGWLPLLNVLELSQICVFLSLLGWFIACKREHCHLPLPMRPAAIGWIFSFCVFLWANSIVAHAVHHWTGIAYHLEPLYQSVVFQAAVAGLWSMIALGVTLWSSRSGSRVLWISGAVLIGCVVVKLFVIDLSGTETIARIVSFLVVGALMLVIGYISPMPPAEERDTV; the protein is encoded by the coding sequence ATGCATCTTGTTCTAATTGTTGTTTCTGCAATAGTTACGGCTGTATTTCTTGGCTGGGGTGGTCTTGTTGTGGGTGGCCTGCTCGGTTATTGCCTGGCGGAAGTGGTTGGCTTGAAAAAGCGATTGCTCGAGCTTGAAGAAAGGTTGAGTGATTCAACTCAGGCTGTCCGGGCAGAGACGACTCCAGTTGCAACCGAAAGCAGGTCTGTTGCGGCAAAGATACCTACCAAAGACAGAAATAGTGTTGAGAAAGTAGCATCACAACCAGATTTTCCTGAAGAAGAGGTCGTTTTTGCTGTAGCCTCTGGGGATGAAAGGGCGGGCATGTCTGCATCTCATGAGGACAATTCTGATGAACAACCTGTGACGTCATCCCTGCCGGATAAGCTGACTGCAGCCATTAAGCGTTTTTTCACAGAGGGAAATCCCGTAGTGAAAATCGGGCTTGTCGTCCTCTTTTTCGGGGTGGCATTTTTGTTGAAATATGCCGCAGACAGGAGCCTGCTCTCCATTGGGGCCAGACTTATTTTGACGGCATCAGGTGGAGTATCTCTCGTCTTACTCGGCTGGCGACTGCGGAATCGCCCCCTCGGGTATGGGCTTGGCTTGCAGGGAGGCGGTATTGGTATTCTCTATATAACCGCTTTTGCGGCGGCCAAGCTCTATGCGCTCATCCCATTGTCGGCAGCTCTCTTCATTCTGGTCGGAATGGTGATTTTTTCAGGTGTTCTGGCTTTGGCCCAAAGTGCGAGGGTGCTTGCCGCGATGGGCGTCATCGGTGGCTTTCTCGCCCCGGTGCTGATGTCGACAGGAGCTGGTGATCATGTTTTGCTGTTCTCATATTATGCTGTTTTGAATATAGGAATATTCGCTATTGCCCTGTTCAAGACTTGGCGGGAACTGAACCTGATAGGTTTCTTTTTCACTTTCGGTATCGGCTCATACTGGATATTGGATCGATACTCAGCCGCTCATTTCAATACCACCGAGCCTTTTCTTATTCTCTTTTTCGTGCTCTATGTTGCTATTGCAGTACTTTTTGCTCTCAGGCAGCCGGTTAGATTGAAGGGTGTAATTGACGGACCCATAGTTTTTGGCACGCCGATCGTGGCCTCGATGCAACAGTACCAGCTGGTCTCTGAGAGTGAATACGGTATGGCTGTGAGTTTTCTGGCAGCCGGCGTAATGTATCTGCTTCTAGCCCTGTTTCTTCGGCGAAGTGACAGGAGAGAGGGGGCAGGGTCCCGTGTGCTGTCAGAAGCCTTTCTGGCTTTGGGTGTAGTTGGAGTAAGCATGTCGATTCCTCTCGCTTTCGACAGTAAGGTAACTGTCGCTGCCTGGGCGCTTGAAGGTGCGGCTCTGGTTTGGGTGGGGGTTCGACAATCCCGTCTGCTTGCCAGGATTTTTGGATTACTACTCCAGTTCGGCGCGGGGTTTATCTTTCTTGCGAGCGTGTTTTATCCGTTTGGTTCCACGCCGTACATCAATCATTATTTTCTGGGGTGTGCCTGGATAGGAACCGGTGCACTCTTTTCCAGTTATTGGCTCTATCGTAGAAAGGACATCTCGTTGAGCTGGGAACAGTACCTGTGCTGGCCATTGCTTATCTGGGGAACTGTCTGGTGGTACTACGGTGGTTTCCGGGAATCGACAAGACATTTCGAATATCTGCGCGATCACAACGCCTTGCTGTTATTTGCATCGGCACTGACCATGCTGCTTTCCATTGCCGCGAGAAAATGTAACTGGAAGCAGCTTGCAGTGGCTCAATGCCAGTTCCTGCCGGTCCTCCTCTTCTGCGGGGTGGTTGGTTTGCTGGCAGACGATGGCCTGGAGCATCTCTTTGCCGGTTGGGGGGCGATGGTCTGGGCTGTAGCAATTTTCACCCAGCACCGGATGCTGCAACAGTTCGATCTATTGTGGCCGAAGAGGTTGGCTGGTTCCTGGCATGGTGCAGGTTTCTTGTTGATGTTGCTGCTATTGTGTTATGAGTTGAGTTGGTATGTTGCCAATACAGGCTTTTCAGAGGTGTGGCAGGTTGTCGTCTGGGGCGTATTCCCCGCGCTGGTCCTGCAATTACTTATTCGTTTTGGGGCACGCCTGGCCTGGCCGGTTCAGCGTTGGTCTGAATATTATCTTGGTATCGTTCCCACGGTAATAGCTACTGCACTCATTGGCTGGCTGATGTGGAGCATGACCAGCAGTGGCGAGGCGATGGTCTGGGGATGGTTGCCTTTGCTGAATGTATTGGAATTGTCGCAGATATGTGTTTTTCTTTCCCTCCTGGGCTGGTTCATTGCCTGCAAAAGAGAGCACTGTCATCTGCCGCTGCCAATGCGACCGGCAGCTATCGGCTGGATCTTTTCTTTTTGTGTTTTCCTCTGGGCGAATAGTATAGTCGCCCACGCCGTGCATCATTGGACCGGTATCGCCTATCACCTGGAACCGCTCTATCAGTCTGTCGTGTTTCAGGCAGCGGTCGCCGGGCTATGGAGTATGATTGCCCTCGGGGTTACTCTCTGGTCTTCCAGATCCGGCAGCAGAGTTCTCTGGATAAGCGGTGCAGTTCTTATTGGCTGCGTGGTTGTAAAGTTGTTTGTGATTGATCTTTCTGGAACAGAAACCATAGCTCGTATCGTTTCTTTTCTGGTAGTTGGAGCGTTGATGCTGGTGATTGGCTATATCTCACCGATGCCGCCTGCTGAAGAGCGGGATACGGTCTAA
- a CDS encoding YSC84-related protein encodes MKITLSESQTESSSKSGVQLPLILFCISVLLLILQPKPGSADTAAEIDRDVNIALQKLYDINPTARKLSTSAKGIMVFPNIIKGGLIIGGQYGIGSLKINGATYGYYQTVAASYGLQIGAQTFGYAMFIMTGNGLNYLKDSQGWEVGVGPSVAVVDEGMAKTLTTTSTQEDIYVFFFNQKGLMAGLGIQGSKISPYTPNP; translated from the coding sequence ATGAAAATCACATTATCCGAAAGTCAGACAGAATCGAGCTCGAAATCAGGAGTTCAACTCCCTCTCATTCTATTTTGTATCAGTGTATTGCTGCTGATTCTCCAACCGAAACCCGGCTCTGCCGACACTGCCGCCGAAATTGATCGCGATGTAAATATCGCACTGCAAAAGCTTTACGATATCAATCCGACCGCACGAAAACTCTCCACCAGCGCCAAAGGCATCATGGTATTTCCCAACATCATTAAAGGTGGGCTGATTATTGGCGGACAATACGGAATCGGTTCTTTGAAAATCAATGGTGCAACGTATGGATATTACCAGACAGTTGCAGCATCGTACGGTTTGCAGATTGGAGCCCAAACATTCGGTTATGCGATGTTCATCATGACAGGCAACGGCCTGAACTACCTCAAAGACTCCCAGGGATGGGAAGTTGGCGTTGGACCATCTGTCGCTGTTGTGGATGAAGGAATGGCAAAAACGCTTACCACAACCAGCACCCAGGAAGATATCTACGTCTTCTTCTTCAACCAGAAGGGACTTATGGCCGGTCTGGGTATACAGGGAAGTAAAATCAGCCCCTACACGCCAAATCCCTGA
- a CDS encoding TRAP transporter substrate-binding protein, whose amino-acid sequence MNTIKPVILRVCVAVWVLLASVQFSFASDPLEQWKPSFDPAGAKYTYLLSCVGHPAIEGVAVGFKIRDRVWQETGGQLYVDFRPLSQLGGEKDVINKLKFGAIQGMMTSSVAAANIAPELGIVNLPYVVDTFDKLNSFRSTPATWEPFRDAALSKNIQVVDFTGYGSYGWATTRPVKTLADAKGVNFRIAQAPVNIDSYKAWGLKFAVLPWPDVPQALQTGVIDGLDHTPIVCNISKKFTVARYYTELDYAQGLYVHMVNSRWLKKLPQDIREILLRVIAEESAAAREKTRLQQNNEIAAAKADGVTFFTLSEEDRQIMLKNTEKVYSAWEKKIGSDYLATVREALR is encoded by the coding sequence ATGAATACAATCAAGCCGGTTATACTGCGTGTGTGCGTGGCTGTTTGGGTGCTTTTGGCATCAGTCCAGTTTTCTTTTGCCAGTGATCCTTTGGAGCAATGGAAACCCTCTTTTGACCCAGCAGGTGCCAAGTATACCTATCTGCTCTCATGTGTTGGGCATCCGGCTATTGAGGGTGTTGCCGTAGGTTTTAAAATTCGTGACAGGGTCTGGCAGGAAACCGGAGGCCAGCTTTATGTGGACTTTCGGCCATTGAGTCAATTGGGTGGTGAGAAAGATGTTATAAACAAACTGAAATTCGGGGCAATACAGGGCATGATGACTTCGTCGGTTGCTGCGGCAAACATCGCACCTGAACTCGGTATTGTCAATCTCCCCTATGTCGTCGACACTTTTGATAAGCTCAATTCTTTTCGTAGTACCCCTGCAACCTGGGAGCCGTTTCGGGACGCGGCGCTTTCTAAAAATATTCAGGTAGTAGATTTCACCGGCTATGGAAGTTATGGCTGGGCCACAACCAGGCCTGTGAAGACGCTTGCAGATGCCAAAGGGGTGAATTTTCGTATCGCCCAAGCACCTGTAAATATAGACTCCTATAAAGCCTGGGGCCTGAAGTTTGCAGTTCTGCCATGGCCTGATGTGCCACAGGCGTTGCAGACCGGCGTAATTGACGGTCTTGATCACACTCCGATCGTTTGCAATATTTCAAAAAAATTTACTGTTGCCCGCTATTATACCGAGCTTGATTATGCGCAGGGACTTTATGTACATATGGTAAACAGTCGATGGCTCAAGAAGCTCCCCCAGGATATTCGTGAAATCCTGCTGCGGGTAATCGCCGAGGAGAGCGCCGCTGCCCGTGAAAAAACCCGTCTCCAGCAGAACAATGAAATTGCTGCAGCAAAAGCTGATGGAGTAACCTTTTTCACCTTAAGCGAGGAGGATCGTCAGATAATGCTGAAGAACACCGAAAAAGTATATTCAGCCTGGGAGAAAAAGATCGGTAGTGATTATCTTGCCACTGTACGTGAAGCACTCAGGTAG
- a CDS encoding TRAP transporter small permease, which translates to MFKKVFKPIDRLFLFIEEWSLFAAVCIALLTAMANVILRKATSDYSLYWSDEVVRKVIYFSTYIGCVAAIRSRSLIRIDALPQMLPILKKPLSLLSHLAVLIFSSCMIYLGWQMTMMMYEDEYALTATLQIPEWYFYAVLPLMGVMMFVRTLITMREDWTGVSDITGGN; encoded by the coding sequence ATGTTTAAAAAAGTCTTTAAACCGATTGACCGGCTCTTCCTCTTCATTGAGGAATGGTCATTGTTTGCAGCGGTCTGCATCGCCTTGCTAACCGCTATGGCCAATGTTATTCTGCGAAAAGCCACCAGCGATTACTCACTCTACTGGTCGGATGAGGTGGTACGGAAAGTGATCTATTTCTCAACTTATATAGGTTGTGTCGCTGCCATTCGCAGCAGATCCCTGATTCGCATTGATGCCTTGCCGCAGATGTTGCCCATCCTGAAAAAACCGCTTAGCCTGCTCTCCCACCTGGCAGTACTGATTTTCTCAAGCTGCATGATCTATCTTGGCTGGCAAATGACCATGATGATGTATGAAGATGAATACGCCCTTACTGCGACCCTGCAGATTCCCGAATGGTACTTTTACGCTGTATTGCCACTGATGGGAGTGATGATGTTTGTCAGGACACTCATCACCATGCGTGAAGACTGGACTGGCGTAAGCGACATCACTGGGGGCAACTGA
- a CDS encoding TRAP transporter substrate-binding protein: MKKLFVAILMSCLVLPATVMAEGKKDPLAAWKPNFDPSTAEYTYILSNISHPVIEGVAVGYRIRDAVWEKTNGKIYVDYRPLAQLGGEKDVISKLKIGAVQGMLSSSVAAANVSDRLGIVNLPYVIDTFDKLDTFRNTPELWEPFANGAQRQGLIVADITGYGPYGWATTSPVRTNSDAKDVNFRIAEAPVNTDAYKAWGLKFTVMPWPDVPQALQTGVITGLDHTAIVCNITKKFTIAKNFTELNYAQGLFIHLVNKRWLNKLPKDLQETFLSVIKEESEKTRALTRQQHDAQVAKAKEAGVEFIKLSDAEIVALKNQAEPVLNKWGQKIGPDYLAKVRETLGN, translated from the coding sequence ATGAAAAAGCTTTTTGTTGCGATCCTGATGTCCTGCTTGGTTCTGCCAGCAACTGTCATGGCAGAAGGGAAAAAAGATCCGCTTGCGGCCTGGAAACCTAATTTTGACCCAAGCACGGCTGAGTATACGTACATACTCTCCAACATCAGCCACCCGGTAATCGAAGGTGTTGCCGTGGGCTACCGCATCCGCGATGCGGTATGGGAGAAAACAAATGGAAAAATCTACGTTGATTATCGACCTCTTGCCCAGCTCGGCGGTGAAAAGGATGTTATCAGCAAGCTGAAAATCGGTGCAGTACAGGGAATGCTCTCCTCCTCTGTTGCTGCAGCAAACGTCTCTGATCGCCTCGGCATCGTCAATCTTCCCTATGTGATAGATACCTTCGATAAGCTCGATACCTTTAGAAATACCCCCGAGCTCTGGGAGCCTTTCGCCAATGGTGCACAACGCCAGGGTCTCATTGTCGCCGACATTACCGGTTATGGTCCTTACGGCTGGGCGACAACCAGTCCCGTTCGCACCAACTCCGATGCCAAGGACGTAAACTTCCGTATCGCCGAAGCCCCGGTCAACACCGATGCATATAAGGCCTGGGGCCTGAAGTTCACCGTTATGCCTTGGCCTGATGTCCCCCAGGCACTCCAGACCGGAGTTATAACCGGTCTCGATCACACCGCCATTGTCTGCAACATCACCAAGAAGTTTACAATTGCTAAAAACTTCACTGAGTTGAATTATGCCCAGGGCCTTTTTATTCACCTGGTGAACAAGCGCTGGCTGAACAAGCTGCCAAAAGACTTGCAGGAAACTTTCCTCAGTGTTATCAAGGAGGAAAGCGAGAAAACACGTGCTCTTACCCGTCAGCAGCATGATGCACAGGTAGCTAAGGCCAAAGAAGCCGGTGTCGAATTCATCAAATTGTCAGATGCGGAAATCGTTGCCCTTAAAAATCAGGCAGAACCGGTTCTGAACAAATGGGGACAGAAGATTGGACCTGACTACCTTGCCAAGGTTCGCGAGACTCTTGGTAACTAA
- a CDS encoding phospholipase A, with translation MTLGQIREECINIIAIKDTAEMAEVEAEGPVETRLRVDQKNVLKPFTIMAHRQNYLLFGVYNFHGYSSEEFREAFENEEIDIEDTEAQFQLSIKTPLALDLFDKGIGIWGAYTVRSFWQVYNTEISSPFRETNHEPEVWVQMQPEWEFWGLKASAIGAGINHQSNGQASTLSRSWNRLVASIVLEKGNFVLAVKPWYRIPESSSDDDNPDITDFLGHGELRIAYKHDKHVFSLMSRNNLESGFSKGAIELGWSFPLFDYPYLKGYLQYFSGYGESMIDYNRYVNRLGVGILLTDLL, from the coding sequence ATGACATTGGGGCAGATTCGTGAGGAGTGTATCAACATAATTGCGATAAAAGACACCGCTGAAATGGCAGAGGTGGAAGCTGAAGGGCCTGTGGAAACACGTCTCAGAGTAGATCAGAAAAATGTATTGAAGCCATTTACCATTATGGCGCACAGGCAGAATTATCTGCTGTTTGGTGTATACAATTTTCATGGTTACAGCTCTGAAGAATTCAGGGAGGCATTTGAAAATGAGGAAATTGATATTGAAGATACTGAAGCACAGTTTCAGCTCAGTATAAAAACGCCGCTGGCACTGGATCTCTTTGACAAGGGTATAGGGATCTGGGGTGCGTATACAGTTCGCTCTTTCTGGCAGGTGTATAATACTGAAATTTCATCACCGTTTCGTGAGACGAATCATGAGCCGGAAGTCTGGGTGCAGATGCAGCCTGAGTGGGAATTTTGGGGTTTGAAGGCCTCTGCCATTGGAGCTGGTATTAACCATCAGTCAAACGGCCAGGCGAGCACGCTGTCAAGAAGTTGGAACAGGCTTGTTGCGAGCATTGTTTTGGAGAAGGGGAATTTTGTTCTGGCTGTTAAGCCCTGGTACAGGATTCCTGAAAGTTCAAGTGATGATGACAATCCGGACATAACAGATTTTCTGGGGCATGGCGAATTACGCATAGCCTATAAACATGATAAGCATGTTTTCAGTTTGATGAGCAGAAACAACCTTGAATCAGGGTTTTCGAAAGGAGCGATTGAGCTCGGCTGGAGTTTCCCACTTTTCGATTATCCGTATCTCAAGGGGTATTTGCAGTACTTTTCGGGTTATGGCGAGAGCATGATCGATTACAATCGATATGTAAACAGGCTGGGGGTAGGGATCCTGCTTACAGATTTGCTGTAA
- a CDS encoding pyridoxamine 5'-phosphate oxidase family protein, producing MRKKYCAVTDSEDISRILERCRIGRLATNGVDGFPYIVPLNFVYWRGSVYFHCARKGEKMDNIKRDPKVCFEVDIPLSYVGRECNSQLPPCQVHQLYHSVILRGLAEIVEDIDEKVAALNALMARHEERPDFDEIKADMTGVKICNVVAVRVESITAKSDLLQKKTDDEKNHVAEYLARRDLPGDSEAASLLRR from the coding sequence ATGAGAAAAAAGTACTGTGCGGTGACGGACAGTGAAGATATTAGCAGAATTCTGGAACGTTGCCGCATCGGTCGACTCGCCACCAATGGTGTAGACGGGTTCCCGTACATCGTGCCGCTGAACTTTGTCTACTGGCGGGGTTCTGTCTATTTTCATTGTGCCCGAAAAGGGGAGAAAATGGATAATATCAAGCGGGACCCGAAAGTCTGTTTCGAAGTGGATATTCCGCTCTCCTATGTTGGGCGGGAATGCAACTCACAGCTTCCACCTTGCCAGGTGCACCAACTGTATCATTCGGTAATTCTCCGCGGACTTGCCGAAATTGTTGAGGATATAGATGAAAAGGTCGCGGCATTGAATGCGCTGATGGCACGTCATGAAGAGCGACCGGATTTCGATGAAATTAAGGCTGATATGACAGGTGTGAAAATCTGTAACGTTGTTGCCGTTCGGGTAGAATCGATTACGGCTAAATCAGATTTGCTGCAAAAGAAGACAGATGATGAGAAGAACCATGTCGCTGAGTATCTGGCACGGCGTGATTTGCCTGGCGACTCAGAAGCTGCGAGTCTGCTTAGGCGGTAA
- the rph gene encoding ribonuclease PH — translation MKRSFNRAADGLRPVSIERGIQLNADASILIKMGNTHVICGLTIEEKVPPFLEGKGQGWITAEYGMLPCATSGRYRRETNGRSGRTSEIQRLIGRSLRMMVDLKSIGERTLRVDCDVLNADGGTRTASITGGALVVRDGLRKLVAAGKLETMPEIQPVAAISAGIVDGVPVLDLDYVEDSSAETDANFVMAGDGCWIEIQGTAEGVPFAEEEFLKVMGIARKGINELFTYWD, via the coding sequence ATGAAAAGATCGTTTAACAGGGCTGCTGATGGATTGCGCCCGGTATCAATAGAGCGTGGGATTCAACTTAATGCGGACGCTTCCATCCTAATCAAAATGGGCAACACCCATGTTATCTGCGGGTTGACCATCGAAGAAAAGGTTCCTCCCTTCCTTGAAGGAAAAGGGCAGGGGTGGATCACGGCCGAGTACGGCATGCTGCCCTGTGCGACCAGTGGCCGTTATCGGCGGGAAACAAACGGCAGGTCCGGCAGAACCTCAGAAATTCAACGCTTGATCGGCAGAAGCCTCCGGATGATGGTGGACCTTAAGTCTATCGGCGAGCGGACTCTGAGAGTGGATTGTGATGTGCTGAATGCTGATGGCGGAACCAGGACCGCATCCATTACAGGTGGTGCTTTGGTGGTGCGTGATGGACTCAGGAAACTGGTTGCCGCAGGCAAGTTGGAGACAATGCCGGAAATTCAGCCGGTGGCAGCGATTTCAGCCGGTATTGTTGATGGAGTTCCGGTGCTGGATCTCGATTATGTAGAAGATTCCTCAGCTGAGACCGACGCCAATTTCGTAATGGCCGGTGATGGATGCTGGATTGAAATTCAGGGAACCGCAGAAGGAGTGCCTTTTGCCGAAGAAGAGTTTTTGAAAGTAATGGGCATTGCCAGAAAGGGTATCAACGAACTCTTTACGTATTGGGATTGA
- a CDS encoding NAD(P)/FAD-dependent oxidoreductase produces MKKIVVVGGGASGLLAAGQAALSGADVLLLEKMKKPGNKILISGKGRCNITNDSDVHNHLSHFNRSGRFLHQAFARFFVPHLMEFFTENGLQLKTERGNRVFPANGKAQDVLHTLLRWLQQTGAKVECSKAVTGLHIEDDRVIGVFCGNQQIAADAVILATGGASYPATGSSGDGYNMARNAGHTIVPVRPALVPLVVKNHLQSLAGLDLRNTGVRVFVNGKRKKVEFGDLSFTRSGIGGPVILTLSKFVIEQLDKNRQVSVALDLKPALDDHKLDARLQRDFSTRHTEELQSVLRGLLPKQIIPLCLEQTGLSSTMLAGTISAKERTILKDWLKNVSFEISGYRPVREAIATAGGIKVKEVNPNTMESLIVQGLYVTGELLDIDADTGGYNLQAAFSTGWLAGRSAATSS; encoded by the coding sequence ATGAAAAAAATCGTTGTCGTAGGCGGAGGAGCCTCAGGACTCCTGGCCGCAGGTCAGGCTGCCTTATCAGGTGCCGATGTTCTGCTTCTTGAGAAAATGAAAAAGCCTGGTAACAAAATTCTCATCAGTGGCAAGGGAAGGTGCAACATCACCAATGATTCCGATGTGCACAACCATCTTAGTCATTTCAATCGCAGCGGACGTTTTCTACACCAGGCTTTTGCCCGTTTTTTTGTACCCCATCTTATGGAGTTTTTCACCGAAAACGGGCTGCAACTGAAGACCGAAAGAGGCAACAGGGTTTTCCCTGCCAACGGCAAAGCGCAGGATGTATTACACACTCTCCTGCGATGGCTTCAGCAAACAGGAGCAAAGGTAGAGTGTTCGAAAGCTGTGACGGGTTTACACATCGAAGACGACAGAGTCATTGGCGTCTTTTGCGGCAACCAGCAGATCGCTGCTGACGCAGTTATTCTTGCAACAGGCGGTGCATCCTACCCTGCCACCGGTTCTAGTGGAGACGGTTACAACATGGCTCGAAACGCTGGTCATACCATTGTGCCGGTTCGTCCTGCGCTGGTACCTCTGGTGGTGAAAAATCATCTCCAGAGCCTGGCCGGCCTTGATCTTCGAAACACCGGAGTGCGAGTGTTCGTGAATGGTAAACGCAAGAAGGTCGAGTTTGGTGATCTAAGCTTCACCCGTTCCGGAATCGGTGGACCCGTGATTTTGACTCTGAGCAAATTCGTCATTGAGCAACTCGATAAAAATAGACAGGTATCAGTAGCACTTGACCTTAAACCCGCTCTTGATGACCACAAGCTCGACGCCAGGCTACAGCGTGATTTCAGCACCAGACACACAGAGGAACTGCAATCTGTCCTGCGCGGCCTGCTGCCCAAGCAGATTATTCCTCTCTGCCTGGAGCAAACAGGTCTTTCCTCTACCATGCTGGCCGGAACCATTTCTGCCAAAGAACGTACTATCCTAAAAGATTGGCTGAAAAATGTCAGTTTCGAGATAAGCGGTTATCGCCCCGTGCGTGAAGCAATTGCTACAGCCGGTGGCATAAAGGTTAAAGAGGTAAACCCCAACACCATGGAGTCCCTTATAGTTCAAGGTCTCTATGTAACCGGTGAACTCCTCGATATCGATGCTGACACCGGTGGCTATAACCTGCAAGCCGCGTTCTCAACAGGCTGGCTTGCAGGGCGCTCAGCTGCCACCTCATCCTGA
- a CDS encoding sodium-dependent transporter, protein MRNHWSSRFGFILAAVGSAVGLGNIWKFPYITGMNGGGAFVLVYLIAILFCGLPILMAEFIIGRHSQKDVVGSFRELTPNSPFWKSVGWLFLSAAFIILSYYGVVAGWTLDYLFKSLTGSFSGEDPEVIAGMFGALVTDPVRQIFWLTLFVGLCILAVISGVKKGLEGWNKVLMPTLFGLIIIMAVYAMTTSGAKEGLKFMLYPDFSKLTINGVLEAIGHSFFTLSLAMGAMITYASYMDKKEAIYPVSIRIAFLDTLVAILAGLAIFPIVFSVGLEPGAGPGLIFKTLPTIFATIPFGSALAVMFFVLLAFAALSSAISLLEVLTAFMIDEKKFDRKKATICMAIVVYIAGIPSALSYSVLADVKFFGMEIFDFLDYVASNFMLPIGGLLIAIYAGFIMDKRIAQAEITEDGQAYLAIFNIWYFVIRYIAPILVLVVFLTKIGIIKM, encoded by the coding sequence ATGCGTAATCATTGGAGTAGCAGGTTTGGATTCATTCTGGCGGCTGTCGGTTCAGCGGTCGGTCTGGGTAATATTTGGAAATTCCCGTATATCACAGGAATGAATGGCGGTGGTGCTTTCGTTCTCGTTTACTTGATAGCCATCCTGTTCTGCGGTCTGCCTATACTCATGGCAGAGTTCATCATCGGACGTCATTCACAAAAAGACGTTGTCGGCTCTTTTCGGGAACTGACACCCAATTCTCCATTCTGGAAAAGCGTAGGTTGGCTCTTTCTCTCAGCGGCTTTCATTATTCTCTCGTATTATGGAGTGGTCGCTGGCTGGACCCTCGATTATCTGTTCAAGTCACTCACCGGTTCATTCTCCGGAGAGGACCCTGAAGTGATCGCAGGAATGTTCGGCGCTCTCGTTACCGATCCGGTACGACAGATATTCTGGCTCACCTTGTTTGTTGGCCTCTGTATCCTCGCTGTTATCAGTGGTGTAAAAAAGGGACTAGAAGGCTGGAACAAAGTTCTTATGCCAACCCTGTTTGGACTCATCATCATTATGGCCGTTTACGCCATGACCACAAGTGGCGCGAAAGAGGGTCTGAAGTTCATGCTCTACCCTGATTTCTCCAAGCTCACCATCAACGGTGTCCTTGAAGCTATCGGCCACTCTTTCTTTACCCTGAGTCTGGCAATGGGTGCCATGATCACCTACGCAAGCTACATGGATAAAAAAGAGGCTATTTACCCTGTCTCCATCCGGATCGCGTTCCTTGACACACTGGTGGCAATTCTCGCCGGTCTTGCTATCTTTCCGATCGTGTTCTCTGTCGGCCTCGAGCCTGGTGCAGGCCCAGGTCTGATTTTCAAGACTCTGCCAACCATTTTTGCAACCATTCCGTTTGGTAGCGCTCTGGCAGTAATGTTCTTTGTACTGCTCGCTTTCGCCGCGCTTTCTTCCGCTATCTCACTGCTGGAAGTACTCACTGCGTTTATGATCGACGAAAAAAAGTTCGACCGTAAAAAAGCAACCATCTGCATGGCAATCGTTGTCTACATCGCCGGTATTCCGTCAGCGCTCTCCTACTCGGTGCTTGCTGATGTCAAATTCTTCGGCATGGAGATCTTCGACTTCCTTGACTATGTGGCAAGTAACTTCATGCTGCCAATCGGTGGCCTGCTGATTGCAATTTACGCTGGTTTCATCATGGACAAACGTATTGCCCAGGCTGAGATTACAGAGGATGGTCAGGCATATCTTGCCATCTTCAATATCTGGTACTTTGTAATTCGTTACATTGCCCCGATTCTCGTTCTAGTCGTATTCCTCACCAAGATTGGGATTATCAAGATGTGA